A single Pedobacter sp. PACM 27299 DNA region contains:
- the trmB gene encoding tRNA (guanosine(46)-N7)-methyltransferase TrmB: MGKDKLRKFAEIDTFSNVYQMEEGKPLKGKWGSDHFKNEKPIVLELACGKGEYSVNMAKFFPEKNFIGIDLKGNRIWRGARTGVDEKIENLAFLRIQIEDLTEYFENGEVDEIWITFPDPQPQDSREKKRLTYDRFLDMYKILLKPGGRVNLKTDNDGLYAYTVEKVEELSLICHKKTDHLYTSEYYDDVLKIKTHYERIYLKHDKNINYIQFSFE; the protein is encoded by the coding sequence GTGGGTAAAGATAAATTAAGAAAATTTGCAGAGATAGATACTTTTTCCAATGTCTATCAGATGGAAGAAGGAAAACCTTTGAAGGGTAAATGGGGATCAGATCATTTCAAAAATGAAAAACCAATTGTATTGGAACTGGCCTGCGGGAAAGGAGAATATTCGGTTAATATGGCGAAATTCTTTCCGGAGAAAAACTTCATCGGGATTGATTTAAAGGGAAATCGCATCTGGAGAGGCGCGAGAACAGGGGTAGATGAAAAGATTGAAAACCTGGCCTTTCTAAGGATTCAAATCGAAGATCTGACTGAATACTTTGAAAATGGAGAAGTGGATGAAATCTGGATTACCTTTCCTGACCCTCAGCCTCAGGACAGCAGAGAAAAGAAAAGATTAACTTATGATCGCTTCCTGGATATGTATAAAATCTTGCTTAAACCTGGTGGAAGAGTCAACCTGAAAACTGATAATGATGGCTTATATGCGTATACCGTTGAAAAAGTGGAAGAATTAAGCTTGATTTGCCATAAGAAAACAGACCATCTGTATACTTCTGAGTATTATGATGACGTTTTAAAGATTAAAACACATTACGAGCGGATTTACCTGAAACACGATAAAAACATCAATTATATACAGTTCTCATTTGAATAA
- a CDS encoding MGMT family protein, with protein MEQSFYDQVFELVRLIPKGRVSSYGAIAKSLGAGGSARMVGYAMSAAGAAHPAVPAHRVVNSSGLLTGKFHFKTPEMMQELLEAEGIVLKNDKVQNFKNLLWDPLLEL; from the coding sequence ATGGAGCAATCATTTTATGACCAGGTTTTTGAATTAGTTAGGCTAATTCCAAAAGGAAGAGTATCTTCTTATGGTGCAATTGCGAAAAGTTTAGGCGCTGGGGGCTCTGCCCGTATGGTCGGATATGCCATGAGTGCTGCCGGTGCCGCGCATCCAGCTGTTCCCGCTCATCGGGTAGTGAATAGTTCGGGACTACTGACTGGTAAGTTTCATTTTAAAACGCCGGAAATGATGCAGGAACTGCTGGAAGCGGAAGGTATTGTGCTGAAGAATGATAAGGTGCAGAATTTTAAAAACCTGCTCTGGGACCCTTTACTGGAACTTTAA
- a CDS encoding carboxymuconolactone decarboxylase family protein, with protein MGKLVEEFNDYRSKMNDRIMETANTNIKRFFALDTTTYAEGALNVKTKEMLGLVASMVLRCDDCIKYHLEKCFNEGVSNEEINEVFMIANLVGGSIVIPHYRRAVEYWDELSQ; from the coding sequence ATGGGAAAATTAGTAGAAGAATTTAACGACTATCGTTCTAAAATGAACGATAGGATTATGGAGACTGCAAATACAAATATTAAACGCTTTTTTGCATTAGATACCACCACGTATGCGGAAGGGGCATTAAATGTGAAAACCAAAGAAATGTTAGGTTTAGTCGCTTCGATGGTATTACGCTGCGATGATTGCATTAAATATCATTTGGAAAAATGTTTTAATGAAGGGGTCAGTAATGAAGAAATCAATGAAGTTTTCATGATTGCAAATCTAGTTGGAGGGTCGATTGTAATTCCTCATTATAGAAGAGCGGTTGAATACTGGGACGAATTGAGTCAATAG
- a CDS encoding DNA-3-methyladenine glycosylase I encodes MSEIIRCGWCGTDPLYVKYHDEEWGKPVYDDQTLFEFLILEGAQAGLSWITILKRRAGYKAAFADFDVQKVAAFTEVDEERLMNDPGIIRNRLKVKAAINNARLFIEIQKEFGSFSDFIWGFIPGKKPIVNVVKSLSEVPARTEISDAISKDMKKRGFKFFGTTICYAHMQATGMVNDHVTGCISK; translated from the coding sequence ATGTCAGAAATTATCAGATGCGGGTGGTGTGGTACCGATCCTTTATATGTAAAATACCATGATGAGGAATGGGGAAAGCCTGTTTATGACGACCAAACTCTTTTTGAGTTTTTAATTCTGGAAGGCGCACAGGCTGGGCTCAGCTGGATCACTATTTTAAAAAGAAGAGCCGGATACAAGGCTGCTTTTGCTGATTTTGACGTTCAAAAGGTTGCCGCTTTTACGGAAGTAGATGAGGAGCGTTTAATGAATGATCCAGGGATCATCAGGAACCGGTTAAAGGTAAAAGCAGCCATCAACAATGCCCGTCTTTTCATAGAAATCCAAAAAGAATTTGGATCTTTTTCCGATTTTATCTGGGGATTTATTCCAGGAAAAAAGCCGATTGTTAACGTAGTCAAGTCTTTAAGTGAGGTTCCTGCACGCACAGAAATATCTGATGCCATTAGTAAAGACATGAAAAAACGTGGATTTAAGTTCTTTGGAACAACGATTTGCTATGCGCATATGCAGGCCACCGGCATGGTTAATGACCATGTTACCGGCTGTATCAGTAAGTAA
- the polA gene encoding DNA polymerase I has translation MKKLFLLDGMALIYRAHFALSKNPRFTSTGINTSAVMGFANTLMEVLKKEKPSHIAVVFDTAAPTERHTDFEAYKAHRQAMPEDLSAALPYVFKLIEGFKIPVITKDGFEADDIIGTLAKEGEKQGFKVYCMTPDKDFAQLVSENIFIYKPARMGNEMEIMGVDEVKAKWEIEDVKQVIDILGLWGDAVDNIPGIPGIGEKTAKSLIQKYGSMENIIANSHELKGKQRENVEAYAEQGLLSKKLATIILDVPVEFNADELVLESPSRELLEPLFAELEFRTIGKRVFGEEFNVNEAKAPVSQQIDLFGSPVDQPAGKTGTFVSAPTFSEETPASKTIENTTHNYQLLDTPELRKSLIAQLEKEESICFDTETTGTDANLADLVGISFSTKPGEGYYIPLSADRAEALVILEEFRGVLENENIGKIGQNIKYDILIMKWYGINIKGKLFDTMLAHYLIDPDTRHNMDVLSENYLGYTPISITKLIGAKGKNQGNMRDVPVEQVVDYAAEDADVTLQLANVFRPMLKELNVEELARDVENPLVYVLAAIEKEGVRIDVDTLNNYSKELEIDIRKFEQNVFEKCGVTFNLASPKQLGEVLFDKLQLDPKAKKTKTGQYQTGEDVLLALASKSDIVKDILDFRQLQKLKSTYVDALPLLVNPKTGRVHTSYNQAVAATGRLSSNNPNLQNIPIRSDRGREVRKAFIPRDENHVLLSADYSQIELRIIAEISKEENMLDAFNKGIDIHTATAARVYGITIEEVTSDQRRNAKAVNFGIIYGQSAFGLSQNLGIPRKEAAAIIDQYFEQYPGIQRYMADTMNFARENGFVETILGRRRYLRDINSANQTVRGFAERNAINAPIQGSAADMIKVAMLNIYKDIQDQGLQSKMTMQVHDELVFDVLKTEVEAMKKIITQRMKTAIKTTVPIEIEIGEGNNWLEAH, from the coding sequence ATGAAAAAACTTTTTCTTCTTGACGGCATGGCGCTCATTTACAGAGCACACTTTGCATTGAGTAAAAACCCCCGGTTTACGTCCACAGGGATCAATACATCGGCAGTGATGGGTTTTGCAAACACCTTAATGGAGGTGCTGAAAAAGGAAAAACCAAGTCATATTGCTGTGGTTTTTGACACTGCAGCACCAACAGAGAGACATACCGATTTCGAGGCATATAAGGCTCACCGACAGGCGATGCCGGAAGATCTGTCTGCCGCTTTACCTTATGTCTTTAAGCTGATTGAAGGATTTAAAATCCCGGTCATTACCAAAGATGGTTTTGAAGCAGATGACATCATCGGAACTTTAGCCAAAGAAGGCGAAAAGCAAGGTTTTAAGGTGTACTGTATGACTCCAGATAAAGATTTCGCCCAACTGGTGTCTGAAAATATTTTCATTTACAAGCCTGCTCGTATGGGGAATGAAATGGAAATCATGGGGGTTGATGAGGTGAAAGCAAAATGGGAAATTGAAGATGTAAAGCAGGTGATTGATATCCTCGGTCTATGGGGTGATGCAGTGGATAATATCCCGGGTATCCCAGGAATTGGAGAAAAAACGGCAAAATCATTGATCCAGAAATATGGCTCAATGGAAAACATTATCGCGAATTCCCATGAGCTAAAAGGAAAACAACGTGAAAATGTTGAGGCCTATGCAGAACAAGGGTTATTGTCTAAAAAGCTGGCAACCATCATCCTGGATGTTCCAGTAGAATTTAACGCCGATGAACTGGTATTAGAGTCTCCAAGCCGTGAATTATTAGAGCCATTATTTGCAGAACTTGAATTCAGAACCATCGGTAAACGTGTTTTTGGAGAAGAGTTTAATGTGAATGAGGCGAAAGCACCTGTTTCTCAGCAAATCGACTTATTTGGCAGTCCAGTGGATCAGCCAGCAGGTAAAACCGGTACATTTGTGTCTGCTCCAACCTTCTCTGAAGAAACACCTGCGTCAAAAACAATAGAAAATACCACACACAATTATCAACTGTTAGATACTCCGGAATTGCGTAAGTCCTTGATCGCACAGCTGGAAAAGGAAGAAAGCATTTGCTTCGATACGGAAACTACCGGTACAGATGCAAATCTTGCAGACTTGGTTGGAATTTCTTTCAGCACCAAACCTGGAGAGGGGTATTATATTCCTTTGTCTGCAGATAGAGCAGAAGCATTAGTAATTCTGGAAGAATTCAGAGGAGTTCTTGAAAATGAAAACATTGGAAAAATCGGACAGAACATCAAATATGATATTCTGATCATGAAATGGTATGGCATTAATATCAAAGGAAAACTTTTTGATACCATGCTGGCGCATTACCTGATTGATCCGGATACCAGACACAACATGGATGTCCTTTCTGAAAATTACCTGGGTTACACCCCAATTTCTATCACAAAACTGATAGGAGCAAAAGGAAAAAATCAGGGAAATATGAGAGATGTTCCAGTAGAGCAAGTGGTAGATTATGCTGCGGAAGATGCAGATGTGACTTTGCAGCTGGCGAATGTTTTCAGGCCGATGTTAAAAGAATTGAACGTAGAAGAACTAGCCAGGGATGTAGAAAATCCATTGGTTTATGTACTTGCTGCAATTGAAAAAGAAGGAGTAAGAATCGATGTAGATACCCTTAATAATTATTCAAAAGAACTGGAAATAGACATCAGGAAATTTGAGCAAAATGTTTTCGAAAAATGTGGCGTTACCTTTAACCTCGCTTCACCTAAACAGCTTGGAGAAGTACTTTTCGATAAATTACAACTGGATCCTAAAGCTAAAAAAACTAAAACAGGACAATATCAAACCGGAGAAGATGTGTTATTGGCATTGGCCAGCAAAAGTGACATTGTAAAAGACATCCTTGATTTCCGCCAATTACAAAAGTTGAAATCGACCTACGTAGATGCCTTACCACTGTTGGTAAATCCAAAAACAGGAAGGGTACATACCAGCTATAATCAGGCTGTAGCGGCTACAGGTAGGTTAAGCTCTAACAACCCTAACCTGCAAAACATTCCCATTCGTAGTGATCGCGGTAGAGAAGTTCGTAAAGCTTTTATCCCAAGAGATGAAAACCATGTCTTACTTTCTGCGGATTATTCCCAGATAGAGTTGAGAATAATTGCTGAAATTAGCAAGGAAGAAAACATGCTCGACGCCTTCAACAAAGGAATTGACATCCATACAGCAACTGCTGCACGTGTTTATGGAATCACCATCGAAGAAGTAACCTCAGATCAGCGTCGGAATGCTAAAGCGGTAAACTTTGGAATTATCTATGGTCAATCTGCTTTCGGATTGTCTCAGAACCTTGGCATCCCAAGAAAAGAAGCTGCGGCCATTATTGACCAATATTTTGAACAATATCCAGGAATTCAGCGCTACATGGCAGACACCATGAATTTCGCCAGAGAAAATGGCTTCGTAGAAACCATCCTCGGCAGAAGAAGGTACCTGAGAGACATTAACTCTGCCAATCAAACCGTACGCGGTTTTGCAGAGCGAAATGCCATCAATGCGCCAATTCAGGGTTCTGCAGCAGATATGATCAAAGTAGCCATGCTAAACATCTATAAAGATATTCAGGATCAAGGTTTGCAATCAAAAATGACCATGCAGGTACATGATGAGCTAGTCTTTGACGTGTTAAAAACGGAAGTGGAAGCCATGAAAAAGATCATTACACAACGCATGAAAACAGCCATAAAAACCACTGTGCCGATTGAAATAGAAATCGGAGAAGGAAACAATTGGCTGGAAGCACATTAA
- a CDS encoding metal-dependent hydrolase yields MKYTYYGQSCFLLEADGKKFLFDPFISPNGLAKHIDTTTIEADYILVSHGHGDHVADLVSLAKQTNAVVIAMPEVIGWAKAQGVTNTHDMNYGAQKFGFGKLRMVWAAHSSSMPDGSYGGNPAGFVLETGGKAIYFAGDTSLTVEMKLLAELYDLDYAILPIGGNYTMDVDDALIATKYFDCNKVIGVHYNTFPVITIDTEEAVAKFNRENKVLLLPAIGETIDL; encoded by the coding sequence ATGAAGTATACTTATTATGGTCAATCTTGCTTTTTATTAGAAGCAGATGGCAAGAAATTTCTTTTTGATCCATTTATTAGTCCGAATGGACTGGCGAAACACATTGATACGACCACGATCGAAGCAGATTACATTCTGGTGAGTCATGGGCATGGTGATCATGTAGCCGACTTGGTGAGTCTGGCTAAACAAACAAATGCCGTAGTGATTGCGATGCCAGAAGTGATTGGCTGGGCGAAAGCACAAGGCGTAACCAATACACACGATATGAATTATGGTGCTCAGAAATTTGGGTTCGGTAAGTTAAGAATGGTATGGGCCGCGCATTCCAGCTCTATGCCTGATGGCAGTTATGGTGGAAATCCTGCCGGATTTGTACTGGAAACCGGTGGAAAAGCCATTTATTTCGCCGGGGATACTTCTCTGACGGTAGAAATGAAATTACTTGCAGAACTTTACGATTTAGATTATGCGATTTTACCGATTGGTGGAAATTACACGATGGATGTTGATGACGCACTCATCGCTACGAAATACTTTGATTGTAATAAAGTGATTGGGGTACATTACAATACATTCCCAGTAATTACTATTGACACAGAGGAAGCGGTTGCAAAGTTCAACAGAGAGAATAAAGTGTTGTTATTGCCAGCAATTGGTGAGACGATTGACCTGTAA
- a CDS encoding YbaB/EbfC family nucleoid-associated protein: MFDKLMAAQKQAEEIKKRLDTVSVFGEVEGGAIRITATANKAITAVEIEEEFYKQADKEELEELLLTAINKALAQAEQVSAHEMQAATQSMMGGLGGLFGQ; this comes from the coding sequence ATGTTCGATAAATTAATGGCTGCACAAAAGCAAGCCGAAGAGATAAAAAAGAGATTAGATACGGTTTCTGTTTTTGGTGAAGTAGAAGGTGGTGCCATCCGCATTACAGCAACAGCTAATAAAGCCATTACTGCAGTAGAAATCGAAGAAGAATTTTACAAACAAGCAGATAAAGAAGAATTAGAAGAACTGCTATTAACAGCGATCAACAAGGCTTTAGCGCAAGCAGAGCAAGTAAGCGCGCATGAAATGCAAGCCGCTACACAGTCGATGATGGGTGGTCTTGGCGGTCTGTTCGGCCAATAG